One Mycobacterium kubicae genomic window carries:
- a CDS encoding ABC transporter substrate-binding protein, protein MRRGVVAAIAVVLLLLTGCVSRAGSTGPQAAPAPVPLSDLAGLTLQVGDQKGGTESLLRAAGQLDSLPYRIAFSTFTSGPPQVEALTAGKIDFAIMGNTPPIFGAASNAKIKVVAAYGGGGAGNRILVHADSPITSVADLRGKAVAVGKGSSSHANLLAQLDKSGLKPSDVKLVFLQPADALSAFNQHQADAWAIWDPYTAQAEQQIAVRSIAEATGVTNGDWLGVAADPALADPKRNTALSDLLVRYEKAVQWARAHPQEWAQSYSAAVGLDPQVAAVAANRSLRLPTELSDDLVASEQKLADLFAASGQIQSSPRFTNWVDRRFNEVLRPNLIS, encoded by the coding sequence ATGCGGCGCGGAGTCGTGGCGGCGATTGCTGTCGTCTTACTGCTGCTGACCGGATGCGTCTCGCGCGCCGGCAGTACCGGCCCGCAGGCGGCTCCGGCGCCCGTGCCGTTGTCCGACTTGGCCGGTCTGACGCTGCAGGTGGGGGACCAGAAAGGCGGCACCGAGTCACTGCTGCGCGCGGCCGGCCAACTGGACAGCCTGCCGTATCGAATTGCGTTCTCCACCTTCACGTCTGGGCCGCCACAGGTCGAGGCGCTGACCGCGGGCAAGATCGACTTCGCGATCATGGGCAACACGCCGCCGATCTTCGGTGCCGCCAGCAATGCCAAGATCAAGGTGGTTGCCGCCTATGGCGGCGGAGGAGCCGGTAATCGGATTCTGGTGCATGCCGACTCGCCAATAACGTCCGTGGCCGATTTGCGAGGCAAAGCGGTGGCGGTCGGCAAGGGCAGTTCGTCGCACGCCAATCTGCTGGCCCAGCTGGACAAGTCGGGACTCAAGCCGTCCGACGTGAAGTTGGTCTTCTTGCAGCCCGCCGACGCACTGTCGGCCTTCAACCAGCATCAGGCGGACGCGTGGGCCATCTGGGATCCCTATACCGCCCAAGCCGAACAACAGATTGCGGTGCGCAGCATCGCCGAAGCGACGGGCGTCACCAACGGCGACTGGCTCGGCGTCGCGGCCGACCCGGCGCTCGCCGACCCGAAACGCAACACCGCGCTGTCTGACCTGTTGGTGCGCTACGAGAAGGCTGTCCAGTGGGCTAGAGCCCATCCTCAAGAATGGGCCCAAAGTTACTCGGCTGCCGTCGGATTGGACCCGCAAGTCGCGGCGGTGGCAGCGAACCGGAGTCTGCGGTTACCGACCGAACTCAGCGACGACCTGGTCGCCTCGGAACAGAAGCTGGCCGACCTGTTCGCAGCGTCGGGACAGATCCAGTCGTCACCGCGCTTCACCAATTGGGTCGATCGACGGTTCAACGAAGTGCTACGGCCCAACCTCATCAGTTAG
- a CDS encoding ABC transporter ATP-binding protein, with the protein MTVTVEATAVKAARSGIAGELRHVDMWYGSNHVLVDVSLQIRVGEIVALVGRSGSGKSTVLRVLAGLSRDHTGERVVAGAPALAFQEPRLLPWRDVRTNVGYGLTRSRLPRDEVRQRADRALADVGLADRADAWPLTLSGGQAQRVSLARALVAEPELLLLDEPFGALDALTRLTMHTLLLDLWRRHGFGVLLITHDVDEAVALADRVLVLEDGRVAHAVTIDEPRRAPGDPGAHTEQHRAELLDHLGVRF; encoded by the coding sequence GTGACAGTCACTGTAGAAGCAACCGCGGTGAAGGCGGCGCGGTCTGGGATCGCCGGAGAGCTGCGCCACGTCGACATGTGGTATGGCAGCAATCACGTGTTAGTCGATGTCTCGCTGCAGATCCGAGTCGGTGAAATCGTCGCTCTGGTGGGTCGCAGCGGGTCGGGCAAGTCGACGGTATTGCGGGTACTAGCGGGGCTTTCCCGCGATCACACGGGTGAGCGTGTCGTGGCCGGTGCGCCCGCGCTGGCCTTTCAAGAACCGCGGCTGCTGCCCTGGCGGGACGTGCGGACCAATGTCGGCTACGGCCTGACCCGTAGCCGGTTACCGAGGGATGAGGTTCGGCAACGCGCCGATCGCGCGCTGGCCGATGTCGGGCTGGCCGACCGGGCCGACGCATGGCCGCTGACCTTGTCGGGTGGTCAGGCGCAACGGGTTTCGCTGGCTAGGGCGCTGGTCGCCGAGCCCGAGCTACTCCTGCTCGACGAACCGTTCGGGGCGCTGGACGCGTTGACCAGGCTCACCATGCACACGTTGTTGCTGGACCTGTGGCGTCGACATGGATTTGGTGTGCTGCTGATCACTCACGACGTCGACGAGGCGGTCGCGCTGGCCGACCGTGTGCTCGTCCTCGAGGACGGTCGTGTCGCCCACGCCGTGACCATCGACGAACCTCGACGGGCACCCGGTGACCCCGGCGCGCACACCGAGCAGCACCGCGCGGAGTTGCTCGACCATTTGGGGGTGCGGTTCTAA
- a CDS encoding LLM class flavin-dependent oxidoreductase has translation MSAKFFWFLPTTGDSRSIVGGSHASSHHAVPASHRKPSRRYLAEVARAADRLGFEGVLTPTGTWCEDAWLTAAALVPETERLKFLVAFRPGLVPPTLAAQQAATLQRFSEGRVLLNVVSGSDDREQRRFGDWLDHDERYSRTGEFLHIVNSVWRQESVDFTGKHYRVEDARVSEPPDPLPQIYFGGSSPPALEIAAEYTDVYLTWGEPPQLAADKIAKVQQLAQARGRTVRFGIRLHTISRATSEAAWAVADELLSELTPEQIASATALHSRSESEGQRRMTALHGGRLDQLEIYPNLWAGVGLVRGGAGTALVGSHEEVANLIVEYHSLGFDEFILSGYPHLEEAYWFAEGVLPLLRHKGVAA, from the coding sequence ATGTCGGCGAAGTTCTTCTGGTTTCTTCCCACCACCGGTGACAGCCGATCCATTGTGGGCGGCTCGCATGCGTCGTCGCACCATGCGGTGCCGGCCAGTCACCGCAAGCCCAGCCGTCGGTACTTGGCCGAGGTGGCGCGGGCCGCCGACCGGCTGGGTTTCGAGGGTGTGCTGACACCGACCGGAACATGGTGCGAGGACGCCTGGTTGACCGCCGCCGCACTGGTTCCCGAGACCGAGCGGTTGAAGTTCCTGGTCGCGTTCCGGCCCGGCCTGGTGCCGCCGACGTTGGCGGCTCAGCAGGCCGCGACACTGCAACGGTTCTCCGAGGGGCGGGTGCTGCTGAACGTGGTCAGCGGCAGCGATGACCGGGAGCAGCGCCGCTTCGGCGACTGGCTGGACCACGACGAGCGCTATTCCCGCACCGGGGAGTTCCTGCACATCGTCAATTCTGTATGGCGCCAAGAGTCGGTCGACTTCACCGGCAAGCATTACCGGGTCGAGGACGCGCGGGTATCCGAGCCGCCAGATCCTTTGCCGCAGATCTATTTCGGCGGCTCCTCGCCACCAGCGCTGGAGATCGCCGCCGAGTACACCGACGTGTATCTGACCTGGGGCGAACCACCGCAGTTGGCGGCGGACAAGATCGCCAAGGTGCAGCAGTTGGCCCAGGCGCGGGGCCGCACGGTGCGGTTCGGAATCCGGCTGCACACCATCAGCCGCGCCACATCGGAGGCGGCCTGGGCAGTGGCCGATGAACTTCTCAGCGAGCTCACACCCGAGCAGATCGCGAGCGCCACGGCTTTGCATTCCCGTTCGGAATCGGAAGGTCAGCGCCGGATGACCGCCCTGCATGGCGGCCGCCTGGACCAACTCGAGATCTACCCCAACTTGTGGGCCGGTGTCGGTCTGGTACGCGGCGGCGCGGGCACCGCTTTAGTGGGAAGCCATGAGGAAGTCGCCAACCTGATCGTCGAATACCACTCACTCGGCTTCGACGAGTTCATCCTGTCGGGTTACCCGCATCTGGAAGAGGCGTACTGGTTCGCTGAGGGCGTGCTGCCGCTGTTACGGCACAAGGGCGTTGCGGCCTAG
- a CDS encoding ABC transporter permease, with translation MSIATALPPAPTKSRARRRLEYLRVASPLVLLAVWQLGSATGLIPQDVLPAPSLIVEAGLELVRNGQLADALQVSGARVVEGLVLGGVIGIVLGSAVGLSHWFEAAADPPMQMIRALPHLGLIPLFIVWFGIGELPKVLLVALGVVFPLYLNTFSAIRQVDPKLLETAQVLGFSFRQRFGRIMVPSAAPQVLVGFRQSLAIAWLTLIVAEQINADKGIGYLINNARDFLRIDIIIFGLTVYALLGISTDAVVRLIERRALRYRQ, from the coding sequence GTGAGCATTGCCACGGCGCTTCCCCCTGCGCCGACCAAATCCAGGGCGCGGCGCAGACTGGAATATCTGCGCGTCGCTTCGCCTTTGGTGCTGCTCGCCGTGTGGCAGCTGGGCAGCGCGACGGGACTCATCCCGCAAGACGTCCTGCCCGCACCGTCGCTGATCGTCGAAGCCGGCCTTGAGCTGGTGCGGAACGGTCAGCTTGCCGATGCGCTGCAGGTCAGCGGCGCCCGGGTGGTCGAGGGACTGGTGCTGGGCGGGGTTATCGGCATCGTCCTCGGGTCAGCGGTCGGTCTTTCCCACTGGTTCGAAGCCGCCGCGGACCCGCCGATGCAAATGATCCGAGCACTTCCGCATCTGGGCCTGATCCCGTTGTTCATCGTGTGGTTTGGGATCGGCGAGCTGCCCAAGGTGTTGCTGGTCGCGCTCGGAGTGGTCTTTCCCTTGTACCTGAACACCTTCTCGGCGATCCGTCAGGTCGATCCGAAGCTGCTGGAAACCGCGCAAGTGCTGGGCTTTTCGTTCCGGCAGCGGTTCGGTCGCATCATGGTGCCCAGCGCGGCGCCGCAAGTTCTGGTCGGGTTCCGGCAGTCGTTGGCGATCGCGTGGCTGACGCTGATCGTCGCCGAGCAGATCAACGCGGACAAGGGAATCGGTTACCTGATCAACAATGCCCGTGACTTCTTGCGCATCGACATCATCATCTTCGGCCTGACCGTGTACGCACTGCTGGGCATCAGCACCGATGCGGTGGTCAGGCTCATCGAGCGCCGCGCGCTGCGGTACCGACAATGA